The genomic stretch TGGCATTAAGAGCTTTACGACATCGGATAACTCAGCCTTTCCGAGTTTTGTTTCTTACCTTGTGATCACCGGTTCTCAGGACCCTCTCATTCAAGACCATAGATCTTTGTGACCTGATCAAGAGATGGTGTGCAGGAGCATTATGGTTATGATGCCCAGAATACTAATATAAAATAAGATAATATGCACCTTCAAATCACGTGTTCGAAGAAAATGCTTCTGTCAATTCACTGTCGAATTCATGTGAATGACGTTGTTTAACCAGAGAGTTTGGAAGGATTACTAAGAGTAGAATGAATATCATGTGTCATGTGGTAAATAAAATGCTCATCCcaacattttctttcattcaatCAATAGCCTCATTCGATCATCCCAAGCCTCTTCCCCTGCCCTCAttgctttctctcactctctctgcTGATGATGTCCATGATCAGAGCCTGCACTTCCTTTTCTATGTACTTCACCTCCTATTCATCttagttggatttttttagaatgTCGTGTCTGTAAGCGAGAAGTTCATTTAGATCGTCCAACCAAGCCTGGCCAACATAAACTATGCCTACTACTCTAGTAGACTACAAGATTTGTGCTTTTATGCTGGTAATCTCATGAACCATGCCTTCATCACTCATAAATTTCTATTATTAATCATGCGAAAGAAACTACAGCAATTGCAATTTCCGGAACTCGGGCCTTCTGATCCGAGTAAGAAATGAAGTCCCTTTTCAGTCATTCTTTGGTCTATTCTCAAGCACAAAAAGATTTTAGCaggtatttgcatttcttgctttcttttacTGGTTGATAGATGATGTGCTCGGGGTTGTATATTGCTTTGCAGGCTACATTTTGTGCTTTAGATCATCTTTTGATCACTGTTCTGATATTAATGACATTGTAGATGAGAatgccttctttctttcccacAAGCAGTAGTCTAGCGACCAACTTTAGGCATTACTGCTTTCCTAATATCTGAAATAATAGATCAATTGTGAAATATCGCGTTAAACGGAAATCTACCAATTCAGAAGTTCGTAAGAGATATCAAGCGCATTACAACATCTATTGGCCACACTAGCTAACGGTCTATCGCTGCACATTGGGAAGGTAGATAACCGTAACCATACACATATAAAGCAACAGGAATGGGTTGCCAATCCTTAAGGTTTTATTTGTAAAGTCTCTATTTCTTGAATATCGAAGTTGAAAGATGTACGAACTAGTCCATTCATCcgacatcctttttttttaatctctcccGCATATCAATTTGTATAAATAGATCACAATTACAATGAAATGCAATTTATGAAGATTAATTTGCTATTTGTTATTTTATATGCAAAGGAATCCTGCCTAATTCACTAATTCATGGAAAATACTTCACTTTCGTATTTCAAAAATGTTTCAAGAGATATATTTGAAGTAGATGGTGTTTGATAGAATAATCATTgatcatatttttcaatatgaGTACTGAGTCCGAAGTGAAATTTGTGATTGGTAGCAAAACATCAATTTTCAGATGTAATTTGATCTGCATAGATTTTTCCAGCTAGTTTCTTATAAGCCCATGCTATGGAATCCTCCATTATTGTCCCTCTTTCGCTGGTCAATTTTAATATTGTACCAATGTTATTCGTGTTGTACCATAATAGACCcctctttttttgttatagTTGCAATTTCTCTGTCCTGTAGTTTGATTCGACATCTTGAATTTCTTAAATTGGTTTTCATTAGAAATTGATGCATGGAAAAATCCAACTTGGGTAGACTAAAATGCTTTTCATCTCAATATTTTGCACTTGTTCTATTGATACATTAGATCAAATTTGGTGTATCACTTTATTAATTCAATGCATGATTTCTTCTACACTGCATGTCACCTAGATCTGTAACGTTTAGTTTGTGTTGTGCAATATGATAAGAGCATCATATTGTGGCTGGAAGGTGAAGATAGTGAAATGAACATGCATATAAGACTGAAtatgataagataagaaatctagggattttaCTATATCCCTCAATTAGTTTGTTAATCATAATCATAAAGCTAGATATGTTCACATCCTATCACGTCTATTGTTTGGTATGAACGGTTTGTCAAtgtaaatgaacttgaaaatgaacaaaTGGATATAATAAGAATCTGTCATGGTTCACTATAAAATAAATCACAAATGCAGAAGCGAAGATAGCCTCAATAAATAAACCCATGATTATTGTACGATTTATATCTTAAATAGCTAAGGAGCTCATTTCAACATTCCACAGTCATAGGTTAGACTTTGACAAGAAACATAAACAAGCTATAACAACATCGAcgagaaaaattagtcaacaaaTGCCAAAtctagaaagagagaaaatatgatcattcatCTTCGTGATTCTGATAATTATAGTACCTCTATTCTCTGGCCTACTTCAGTTTTATGCACTTATTTTTTCATTGTTGTCCctctctctttatttatttattttatttatttatttatttatttatttatttatttatttgttcaatCCTTTAGGTTTTATTTGTAAAGTCTCTATTTCTTGAATATCGAAGTCGAAAGATGCACGAACTAGTCCATTGATCctacatctttcttttttaatctctcCCGCATATTAATTTGCATAAGTAGATCGCAATTACAATGAAATGCAATTTATGAAGATTAATTTGCTGTTTGTTATTTTATATGCAAAGGAATCCTGCCTAATTCAATAATTCATGGAAAATACCTCACTTTTGTATTTCAAAAATGTTTCAAGAGATATATTTGAAGTAGATGGTGTTTGATAGAATAATCATTGATCATACTTTTCAATATGAGTATGGCGTCCGAAGTGAAATTTGTGATTGTTAGCAAAACATCAATTTTCAGATCCAATTCGATCTTCATAGATTTTTCCAGCTAGTTTCTTATAAGCCCATGCTATGGAATCCTTCATTATTGTCCCTCCTTTGCTGGTCAATTGTAATATGATGCCAATGTTATTCGTCTTGTGCCATAGTAGACCGCCCCTTTTTTATTGTAGTTGCAATTTCTCTGTCCGgtagttgtcgcgacctaaaaattagatttttaggctaatggattatcgggctaATTTAATGACTAACCCGATAcgggctctcccaagccctaccaactcgcaactttggttaattcaGATGATTTtaaattcggagtcgccactaaccattttgggtaggttggttagaaacctaaataaaaatagcgggaggactattcttatttctacgaagcggagattgtggattcggggacttgattacattaactaattaaagctaatgccctttcggtaccttaattctATGAAAATCCTAAAGTTTGGCAACTTGATTGATTTCACTTCAAAATTTAGGAGATGGAGTTCTTTTTGAGGTTCGCTTATTTTAGATGCATGGACAATATGAATGAGTGCAATAACATGGGACGCAAGGATTTTGCCGAAATGACGTAATGATATACTCATGCgaaaatgcaatgcaaaagTGTGACGTACAAATACGTGACATAGCAAGATATGATATACAAACAACTATAGGCGCAAATCATGACATGACAAGTAGCATAATATACAATGGACAGTGATATAATAAAATGCATGCAAAGAACCATATAACGTAGTTAAAATATGCAATGAATTGCCTAAACGTGCGACCATCACATAACGTGTAGAAATTATGCCGAACATGCAAATtgaaatttaattaacctaaacaTGTAATCTAAATTGACTATCCTATGATGCATGATCCTAAAACATGATTTCTACATGACGTGCAATGagggcacaattgcaaaaaggaTATGACGTAGCGACACGTGAAACTGAATTATGCTATATAGCAAACAAATATGCCATGTGCGAAAACATGATATATGAAGATGACATGCTTAAGAAATATGCAAACGTGGATATGCTATATTATGATGACATGTGACATGGTATAATATGACGAGCGAATATAAGATAGtacaaaatatgcaaaagataCGCATGGAAGAATACGAGatatgcaacaaaaaaaaaatatttttttgtattcttttgtgaataagatgagatatgcatgGCATTTTGAAAATTCGGAATGCAAAAtgtgatactcgaaaatatgtaatgaatatgcaagatatgtagACATGATAATTCGAACCATACGTAAGGAtttgccgattttttttttttgttgatattttttatcctcttttagatgcaattttcgatcaaattaGAAATATCCTAGATTCGATTCTCTTGATTTAAATCTTCAAGATAAACTCAATGAGACAAAGTTTTAAAGAAACCtcatcttcctaaagatttaatcaaacatggtttctaagaaaccatatctcactaaattttttaggattttttttaagtttatcaggaaatttaaatcaaaccgGATATCAATTAGGTACATAATATCAACCCAATCAAATAATCCAAGATAGCGATCCACATCAAATCAAAACCCTatcctttttgcaatttttttcgaaaaaaggatatttataaatctaaattcggctttttgaagatagcgaatcggatctaaacggcgatagatcatattaactaaattcccatctttactaaaTTGGAGAGTCGTATTCGAAAGGCGACggataagtttatccaacttaacatagatgttgcctattagggaataaaattccctaatttagatttagattttttttttaattctgaaaaTATATCCAATGAATCCAATTAAACCTGATTTTCAAAATCCatgataaaaattagggttttgatatgcaaaacttgctccttgaatttttcccaaaattttcagtGTTCATGTCAAAGAACGGAAAACAAACAGCGACTAATTCATGCAAAACGGCGACAACAATAGTCCAAAATCTCACCTTTAAGCTTGCCAAAAATTCTGCATGTGTTAGTAGCATGAATAACTCGAAAACAGCTTggtttggattaaaaaaaaaacatgtgaacAGTGCAGAAACAACAGAGATACAGCAGTAAAACAGCATGTTTATCAATGTAGattcaaccccaaaaaaaatgtaGCGAAATTACCTTGCTTTGCTCTCAAAATCTTGCGCGTGTCTAAGCTGGAACTTCACCTTAAAACAGTCCCTTCTTGCTTTTGACCTTGTTTCGCAGCAAAAATAGACCTCGAACCTACTAGCTTCCTCGAGCGAACTAGTGCAGTAACTCAATCGATTCCGTGGGATAATTTGATCACTAGTGCAGCGATTTGTCCTTTAGTGCAACGGCTGCTTGGATTTTGGTGCATCAATGGCTGGTGCAAGGATTGATCAAGAGCAAAGGCATGTTGAAGCCACCCAAAGAAGCACGTGTACTGGAGTGGACGAAAATCTACCGAAAGGAACCAATTGAAATTCCTTCCGTAGACACCCTCTAGTTGCTCAGACTTCTCTTACGTATATCTCTCTctaatttctgaattttctgaatgtaTGGAACCCCCttaaaccctaggcataactgtGTATTTATAGAATAAAGGGTTGCACGCAAGCGTAGGGTTTACCGACGACCGGTCGATTCAGAAgctcttattagatatcgatcgtcggattgaaaattctaactttcgaggagtcctatttattaaaaatagttagaattttcgtccaaatgaggactcccacaagttggagcaaaatcctaggcttttgtgggctcattttgtcattccggacccaattggaccttaactaattaaatggataattaatttaggcctttttgcaattttaagagctcaaacgggctgttttaagtccaaaattatgatgaaaaattcggcgTCCCCTCTgggcctcattcgaaatttgCAAACTAGTCTAGTCCAATCGGCTATcaaattaatctcaattgacccgacatccgaccctaaatgccataacatgcttttgactgacggaaaataaatgtgctatgcatgataaaattatttttctgagaaccattactaattctcatttttatgaaatgataaatgaaaattaaaatttaggtgtcaacaatagtTTGATTCAACATCTTGAATTTCCTAAATTGGTTTTCATTAGAAATTGATGCATGGAAATATCCAACTTGAGTAGACCAAAATGCTTTTCATCTCAATATTTTGTACTTGTTCTATTGATACATTAGATCACATTTGGTGTATCACTTTATTAATTCAATGGATGATTTCTTCTACATTGCATGTCACCTAGATCTGTAACATTTAGTTTGCATTGTGCAAGATGATAAGAGCACCATACTATGATTGGAAGGTGAAGATAGTGAAAGGAACATGTACATAAGACTgaatatgataagatatgaaatctagggattttGCTATGTCCCATCCTATCATGTCCATTGTTTGGCATGAATGGtttatcaatgtaaatgaacttgaaaatgcGCAAATGGAGATAATAAGAATCTCTCATAGTTCTTGGTAAAATAAATCACAAATGCACAAGCGAAGATAGCCTCAATCAATAAACCCACGATTATTGTATGATTTATATCTTAAATAGCAATGGGGTTCATTTCAACATTCCGCTGTCAAATGTTCGACTTTGACAAGAAACATAAACAAGCTACAACAACATCGATGAGAAAAATCAGTTAATAAATGCCGAATCTAGAAAGAGataaaatatgatcattcatCTTCATGATTCCGATAATTATAGTGCTTCTATTCTCTAGCTTACTTCAGTTTTATGTATTTAGTTTTCCAttgttttccctctcttttttttgtttcttttcctttttattttttattcctttccaTCGTCCCTTAGTAAACTTTATCCAACTTTATTCACCTCCCCACATAAGATATTTTTATCCAGGCTATATTTCAAACAACCGAATGCAATCAAAACCCTTGCGATCAATTTGAAAGTGCCGAGACATCTCCATTCTCTCTATTGAGTTTCGTATTTCCCTCATTTCTTGGTCCGTCCCAATGGGGGCTTTCTCTCAATCAATCTCGCGGGAGGGCTCAATTTTGCCCAGCCTAGATTAAGGTTTCATCTTCCTCGGGCCAGCCTCAAggtttactttttcctttctcatgTTTCAATTCAGGGAATCTGCCCTAAATCCACCAACATTTTAGCTTTGTTCATCGTTGTGCCGTGAAATTTTCAGCTCATACTCTGGATTCCTCCATTGTTGCCTCCTCTTTTGCTGTCATTTTGAAACTGATGGAACCATTATCCGTTTTGTACCATAAAAGACCCTTTCAATAGTTTCAATGCCTTGTCCTATTTTGTCATTGGAGATCTAGAATTTCTGGGATTGGTTTTTTATTACGAATTGACacctaaaaaattcagattGAGTAAGCCAAACTTGTTTTCATCTCTATAATGTCTATAGATATATCAATATCAAATCACGTTCTTCGGGGCAAGATTCCATCACAATCAATCACTGATGATCCTAGGTTATTATATTAGGGAGGGAAGACAACAATGCATTAACTTGGAAAAAGGTCTACTATTTCCTTATTTTAAATGCACGTTTTTTATTTACACCACATGTCACCTTGATATGTAACTTTCTAGTTTGCCTTGTGCAAGATGACCTGAGCACCATATTGTGGTTGGAGGGTGAGGAAATCCCAAGGGGCATGTGCATAAGATGGAGAGAGCTCGAATGTGAATTGTTGAAGTATCATGGCGAGCGCCATCTTTGCCTCTATCATTGCGAAGTTCTGGCCGATGCATATACGAGGGCCCCATCCGAATGGGAAAAAGGAGACTTGGTTCTTGGTGGCCTTGGACACTCCCTCAACGAATCTCTCCGGCTTGAACTCCTCTGCATCCTCGCCCCATAGTTCTTTATCATGGTGTATGAGGAgaatcgggattgagagaaggACTCCTGGGGGTATGATCAGCTTCCccaattttgtttccttctgAACCTTCCGTGCTAGTATGATCACTGGTGGGTATAGCCTCAGCACCTCATTCAAGATCATTGTGACCTGATCACAACAAATCCGTAGAAGTTGTCATATGGTAAAGAAGTGTATGTAGGAGCATTTTCATGATTATGATGCCCTAGAAAGATTACTACAATGAGATCAAGGGAAGTCCTCTCATCTAACATCAATTTCCACGAAGAGAATGGAAAATATTGTAGCTATGAGTGCCAACTCTcaacaaaagaggaagaaagtATTGAACTTACAATCTTGAGGTGGCTTAACCCGTTAAAGTCAGGTTTTCTGCTTCCAAAGGTTTGGAGGACCTCCTCCCTCGCTCGCGCTTGCCAATCTGGGTGCACGCTTAATAAGACCATGGTCCATACTAGCAAAACCGAAGTGGTCTCTTGTCCGGCGAAGTAGAAAAGCTTGCACTCCTCAATCACATCGCGAAGGCTCATCCCGATGCTCTCCTTCATGTTTGACTCTAGCAATAGCCCCAACAAATCAACACCAGCAGCTTCCCCCCCTCTTATTGCTTTCTCTCTTCTACGGATGATACCCGTGAGCAGAGCCCGCACTTCTTTATCTATgttcttcatcctcctattCATCTTAGTTGGCACAAACCTGCGGAATATTAGATCAAATAGTTACATTTCTTGCAATGTCACGGTTTTAAGCCAGAAGCTCATTTATATTCAGGTAGCTTATGGACGATAAGAGATTTACCTCCAGCCGGGGATGTAGACCGATCGAAGGGCTTTACTTGTGAGCGGGGCCTGTTCCTCCCGAAGTTCAAAGATCCTTTTGCCTTCTTCAAAGCTGCTACCAAATGCTGTCCGAGAGATCACGTCAcgggtcaaattttgaaggtcAACCCACGCGTCGACCTCACACAATCTCTCCTCTAATACCAATTTCTCCCAACTGTCTACCATTTCGGTGCAACTTGAATAAAAAGCGGGCAACATAAGCTGCAAGAACAACCGAGTAATACAAACGAggagtgaaaagaaaattctcgAGGCAGCAATGTGAGTGGTTCCATTTATTTGAGCATCGTATAGTTTTAGGTACCTTCAACTTCTCCATGTGGAATGCTGGATTGATAATCTTCCGGCACCGAGCCCATTTCTCACCCTCGTGGTTGGCAAGTCCATCGATGAGCAGCTTCACAAGTGGATTGGAGGCTGGCTTGAGATAGTCGTACATCTTGGAGAAGATCTCCTTTAACTGTTCGGGGTTCGTTATGTTTACTCTCGGTGTTGGGCCCATCCACATGAATGAGTCTTTGCCTGCAATGCATCCAGCAAAATAAGAGGCACATTGCTAAAAGAACTATTTTCAGTTATGTTCTCAGCTACTCTCTACGAATGCATGCAATTGGGTGATTTAATTCATATCGGGAGAGGAAAAGATGATTATGATGATTACCAAGGAGCCCGCTCTATACCAAAATAAAACATTCTCCACATACCATTCATCTAGACCCCAGATGTTAACACTTGGAAAAATCAAGGATCCCATATGTTTTCTAACCAAGAATTTCATGGTTTGTTCTTACTCCGAGTCCCATCGGCTGGCATCTTATTATACAAATAATGGTAGTTGTTGACTTTTTTAAGGGAACAACTAGTTTGATAGTACCGTTAGTTATTTTTAACCACACGGATCtcttaattaatgagtgttttatgcaaaatacacgATGATGATGCATGGATCTatagttgagattgtaccgtctcGATAGACTcgttagaaaaacattttctttttcttttttttaggagTAGTGACCACCATCATTCCAATCATTTGTTATGTGTTTCGAGGATTGATGGATTTAATGCCCATGTCATTGAATTGCAAGTGGTGGGTGTAAAAGGGACAAAAAGGGCAGAGAGGCTTCGAGACACGAAGCACACAAGCCATGAATGGTGGTAGGACATCATAAAAACTCAAGCCATGAAGACTAGAGCGGGTGGCAGAGATCCATCCAAGAACTCGTTCCTAATTGTCATCGACATGATTTTTGGCCTCACTGAATTGTGATTTGTGAGTAACTTGGCATATTGAGCTTCTACGTACATCAACTATGTATAGGCTTTGGTTTGGATAGGGATTAGTCTCTACCCTATGGCAAGGACTTTGACTCCCTCAAAACATGTTACTGACTTGATTGACATCCATGAATCTTCAATCAGGATCACTTTGGAATTCTAGGGTGATCGGCCAACGTGGGCATAAGTCACGTCAGTCACATAGTCGAGCTTCCGTACATATCGATCATCCACTGTCgtacatcaaaattcaaaagtaagTTCAAATGTTTTGAAACTCGTCAAAGAGAGCATCGAcccaaggaagaaaaaaaagtgagcTTTAATGGACAAGAAGATAAAGACACGCATAGAGATGCAGTGAAGATGTGCATACCATGGATTTGGAAGGATCGATGCAACAATGGCACAATACGAGGCTTGATGTCATCGGAGATGGCGATAGGCTTGGATTTGGCCGCCTTGAGCAGACGCGCGTTCTCATTGAGGTCTCCGAACAGGAACGCGTAGGGTTCGCCAGAGAGGCCTTGCTGCCTCAGGAGCCTCTCCAGCCTCTTCGGCCTCAGCCAAACCCAATTCACCACCCTCCATGCCCATATCGCCAGAACGGCCAGAACCGCTGCCAGTACAATTGACTGTGTTGATAccttcatcttttcttccttctgtgTGTGAATCTATTTGTCTGTATGTGTTTCCGGGGAGGGAAGGGAGAGAGGCAAACACTTCAACGTTTTTGTTGGGTAAGGCTTCGTGTTTGTATAGCTATAGACAGCCCATCCACAGCTGTTTGTGTTAGACCCAAGAtggataaaaaaatgaaagtaaaaaagagaAGGATACCCGATAAAATCCACTCAATTTTTATATAAAAGACAATTGCCCTCTatcattaaattaaaattcaattactttcctttttattaatttacttATATTTATGTAGGATATACCTACCACAATTCATATATTCAGTTTTTGTttattgaagattttccttgtATATTAAaggtaatatttttttgtaagctattacttccataaaaatttattttgtcaaaaaGAGAAAGTTACAAGAAATCCAGTT from Rhodamnia argentea isolate NSW1041297 chromosome 2, ASM2092103v1, whole genome shotgun sequence encodes the following:
- the LOC125312493 gene encoding cytochrome P450 72A397-like; translated protein: MKVSTQSIVLAAVLAVLAIWAWRVVNWVWLRPKRLERLLRQQGLSGEPYAFLFGDLNENARLLKAAKSKPIAISDDIKPRIVPLLHRSFQIHGKDSFMWMGPTPRVNITNPEQLKEIFSKMYDYLKPASNPLVKLLIDGLANHEGEKWARCRKIINPAFHMEKLKLMLPAFYSSCTEMVDSWEKLVLEERLCEVDAWVDLQNLTRDVISRTAFGSSFEEGKRIFELREEQAPLTSKALRSVYIPGWRFVPTKMNRRMKNIDKEVRALLTGIIRRREKAIRGGEAAGVDLLGLLLESNMKESIGMSLRDVIEECKLFYFAGQETTSVLLVWTMVLLSVHPDWQARAREEVLQTFGSRKPDFNGLSHLKIVTMILNEVLRLYPPVIILARKVQKETKLGKLIIPPGVLLSIPILLIHHDKELWGEDAEEFKPERFVEGVSKATKNQVSFFPFGWGPRICIGQNFAMIEAKMALAMILQQFTFELSPSYAHAPWDFLTLQPQYGAQVILHKAN